The Oncorhynchus mykiss isolate Arlee chromosome 10, USDA_OmykA_1.1, whole genome shotgun sequence nucleotide sequence AAGGAGGACAGAGGGCCGAGGGCTTCTCATGGTCAGGTGTAGAGCTCCTGCCGCCCTCCCTGCAGACAGGTTCCGTTGAGGCCACTGAGGCGCTGGCTATCCATAATCTGCAGCACGTCGTCCAGGATGGAGGGGCCCAGGTCCAGGTGCAGGGAGAGCAGGGAGCCTGCGTGGGACAGGTAGGGGCGCTCCTGGTCCCCATCATCCAGATAAGGGTCCTGGATACACACATCTTCGCCTGATGACAACCTGGGGGAGGGCGGGCAGAACTGGGACATCTTGCTGGGAGCCTGTGAGGGAGAAGATGAGTCCAGGCCTGGGTGATGGGGCGTCAGGATCTCGTCATCCAGGTGCAGTCGGGGAGGCTTGGGTGGAGGGGGCGCGTTCTGAGGCGGATGGGGGCGGGCCGAGGAGGGTGCAGAGGTGACTGGTAGGGTGATGGCCTGCACCCCTTCGATGACGGGCAGCGAGAGGGCGTTCTTCAGCAGGGGGGAGCGCTCTGAGGAGGGTGTGTGTCCGCTATCGCTGGCAGTACGGCTGAACTGGAAGGGCTCTGCGTACATGGAGGAACGCTGAGACAGGTTGTGGCCCTGCTGCCCAGGGAGAAGGTGGAACTTCCCCTGCAGGAAGGACAGGTCCCCAAACAGGTCATCGTCCCCCCCGCCGCTCCCGATATGAATGGTGTGGCGGAAGTCCCCCAGCGGAGGACTGATCATGTCAGAGGAAAGGATATCCCGCAGCTTCTCCTTCTTCCCCTTCCTGCTCCGCCGCTTCAGATAGATGGGCGCCTTGGTGGACATGTCGGGAGCCCTCCCTGGGCAGCAGAGGCTCAGCTCCTGCAACAACgtgaggggaggtggtggggagaggaggcCAGGCAGAGCTGGCTGGCTGAGCTAAAATATTAACAGGTCAAATCAGGTCTGGTGATCAGGGAGGACTGCTACTTCTGCAGCCAGCTTTAAAATGATGAATAGTACCAAACAAAGCCTAGATCACTCTCTTGGAACAGAGCTTCAGTGAGCAGGATGTAGGGTTGACACTTTGGCTGCGGAGGAGGTTTCTTGGTGAGGTAAAAGGATTATGTCCACAGTTTTAATCAACTGCAGAAAGAAGCAGAAGAAAGCCATTAGAACAGAAAACTATTACAAAACCTGTGTTATAAAATGCATGCTTTATAAACATGCAGGAATAATCCTCCTCCATGAGAGAACTTCATTTCATATGCTCTGAAACATAATCTATAGGGATTATGAACACTCAGGCGTTGATACAGGAGGGGAAAACCTCTAGCATGAAACAACCGTGACATGTAAAAACCCAAG carries:
- the LOC110534016 gene encoding cdc42 effector protein 2, encoding MSTKAPIYLKRRSRKGKKEKLRDILSSDMISPPLGDFRHTIHIGSGGGDDDLFGDLSFLQGKFHLLPGQQGHNLSQRSSMYAEPFQFSRTASDSGHTPSSERSPLLKNALSLPVIEGVQAITLPVTSAPSSARPHPPQNAPPPPKPPRLHLDDEILTPHHPGLDSSSPSQAPSKMSQFCPPSPRLSSGEDVCIQDPYLDDGDQERPYLSHAGSLLSLHLDLGPSILDDVLQIMDSQRLSGLNGTCLQGGRQELYT